The following are from one region of the Halorussus rarus genome:
- a CDS encoding HalOD1 output domain-containing protein, giving the protein MSENAAENLDETPDFTDRATAERAPTDRDRPLSAAVIDAVADAADVDPAELGTPLYDKIDPDALDSLFSDRYDGAPRGSGRVVFDLRGYEVTVYSDGYVVVRD; this is encoded by the coding sequence ATGAGCGAAAACGCCGCCGAGAACCTCGACGAGACGCCCGATTTCACCGACCGCGCGACAGCCGAGCGCGCGCCGACCGACCGCGACCGGCCGCTCAGCGCGGCGGTCATCGACGCCGTCGCCGACGCCGCCGACGTCGACCCGGCCGAACTCGGGACGCCGCTCTACGACAAGATCGACCCCGACGCCCTCGACAGCCTCTTCAGCGACCGATACGACGGCGCGCCGCGGGGGAGCGGCCGCGTCGTATTCGACCTGCGCGGCTACGAAGTGACCGTCTACAGCGACGGCTACGTCGTCGTCCGCGACTGA
- a CDS encoding plastocyanin/azurin family copper-binding protein, producing MGKDSSTAVTRRGFLGASAGAAVSSYAEGRAAARTQGAQRTIDMTDNLVFDPDEATVAPGTTVVWDNVGTVGHSVTAYEDEIPEDAAYFASGGFDGEQAARNAYPEGDVAGGETYQHTFEVEGTYGYFCIPHETAGMVAELTVSADAGEGGDGGGALPDLPESARVVGIVTVAAMVSVVALAYFFLKYGGDYGLE from the coding sequence ATGGGGAAAGACAGTTCGACCGCCGTTACTCGACGCGGGTTCCTCGGTGCGTCCGCGGGCGCCGCCGTCTCGTCGTACGCCGAGGGCAGGGCCGCGGCGCGCACGCAGGGCGCACAGCGGACGATCGACATGACCGACAACCTCGTGTTCGACCCGGACGAGGCGACGGTCGCGCCCGGAACGACCGTCGTCTGGGACAACGTCGGCACCGTCGGCCACTCCGTGACCGCCTACGAGGACGAGATCCCCGAGGACGCGGCGTACTTCGCCTCGGGCGGGTTCGACGGCGAGCAGGCCGCCCGGAACGCCTACCCGGAGGGCGATGTCGCGGGCGGCGAGACGTACCAGCACACCTTCGAGGTCGAGGGGACGTACGGCTACTTCTGCATCCCGCACGAGACGGCCGGGATGGTCGCGGAGCTCACGGTCTCGGCCGACGCGGGCGAGGGCGGCGACGGCGGCGGAGCGCTCCCGGACCTCCCGGAGAGCGCCCGCGTCGTCGGCATCGTCACCGTGGCGGCGATGGTCTCGGTCGTCGCCCTCGCGTACTTCTTCCTGAAGTACGGCGGAGACTACGGACTGGAGTGA
- a CDS encoding amidohydrolase gives MSRQAERDRLVEIRRDLHRHPEPAWREFYTTARIVAELERIGVDALHVGPDAIAEDERMAVPDDEELEEWYERAREAGADEDVLDRLEGGYTGAVAVLERGEGPTVGLRVDIDGLLRAESTDEGHAPVAQGFRSEHEGAMHACGHDAHATIGLGVIEAVKDSDFEGTLKVFFQPGEEMIAGGKSMAESDHLADVDYLLAAHVGLDHPTGEIVAGMDGFLAVSHFRAEFAGEPAHAGGEPNEGENAVQAMATAVQNLYAIPRHEDGATRVNAGQVGGGTATNIIPEEAYIEGEVRGETTELKDYMVERAERTIESAAEMHGCDVEIATNGEAPSAESDAELVSVVGDVAGETDGVDSVVERDELGGSEDATYLMRAVQRNGGKAAYVGVGTDHPGGHHTATFDVDEETIPIGVDVLAGAIRRIAADSPE, from the coding sequence ATGAGCCGACAGGCCGAACGCGACCGACTGGTCGAGATCCGACGCGACCTCCACCGCCACCCCGAGCCCGCGTGGCGGGAGTTCTACACCACCGCGCGCATCGTCGCGGAACTCGAGCGCATCGGCGTGGACGCCCTCCACGTCGGGCCGGACGCCATCGCCGAGGACGAGCGCATGGCGGTCCCGGACGACGAGGAACTCGAGGAGTGGTACGAGCGGGCCCGTGAGGCCGGCGCCGACGAGGACGTCCTCGACCGACTGGAGGGCGGGTACACCGGCGCGGTCGCGGTCCTCGAACGCGGCGAGGGCCCGACCGTCGGCCTCCGCGTGGACATCGACGGCCTCCTCCGAGCGGAGTCGACCGACGAGGGCCACGCGCCGGTCGCCCAGGGGTTCCGGTCGGAGCACGAGGGCGCGATGCACGCCTGCGGCCACGACGCCCACGCGACCATCGGGCTCGGGGTCATCGAGGCGGTGAAGGACAGCGACTTCGAGGGCACGCTGAAGGTGTTCTTCCAGCCCGGCGAGGAGATGATCGCGGGCGGGAAGTCGATGGCCGAGAGCGACCACCTCGCCGACGTCGACTACCTGCTGGCGGCCCACGTCGGCCTCGACCACCCGACCGGCGAGATCGTCGCGGGGATGGACGGCTTCCTCGCGGTGAGCCACTTCCGGGCGGAGTTCGCGGGCGAACCCGCCCACGCGGGCGGCGAGCCCAACGAGGGCGAGAACGCGGTCCAGGCGATGGCGACCGCGGTCCAGAACCTCTACGCCATCCCGCGCCACGAGGACGGCGCGACCCGGGTCAACGCCGGCCAGGTCGGCGGCGGCACCGCGACGAACATCATCCCGGAGGAGGCGTACATCGAGGGCGAGGTCCGGGGCGAGACCACCGAGCTCAAGGACTACATGGTCGAGCGCGCCGAGCGGACCATCGAGTCGGCCGCCGAGATGCACGGCTGCGACGTCGAGATCGCGACCAACGGCGAGGCCCCCAGCGCCGAGAGCGACGCCGAGCTCGTCTCGGTCGTCGGCGACGTGGCGGGCGAGACCGACGGCGTCGACAGCGTGGTCGAGCGCGACGAACTCGGCGGCAGCGAGGACGCGACCTACCTGATGCGAGCGGTCCAGCGAAACGGCGGCAAGGCCGCCTACGTCGGCGTCGGCACCGACCACCCCGGCGGCCACCACACCGCGACGTTCGACGTCGACGAGGAGACGATCCCGATCGGCGTGGACGTGCTCGCCGGGGCGATCCGGCGAATCGCCGCCGATTCGCCCGAATAA